A stretch of Cyanobacterium sp. HL-69 DNA encodes these proteins:
- the efp gene encoding elongation factor P Efp produces MISSNDFRTGVSIELDGSVWKVVEFLHVKPGKGAAFVRTKLKNARTGNTMEKTFRAGETVPQANLEKRTMQHTYKEGDQYVFMDMETFEEARLSEEQMGDRFKYLKEEMEVNILFWNDAVLDVELPTSVVLEITETDPGVKGDTATGGTKPAIVETGAQVMVPLFISIGEKIKIDTRTDTYLGREN; encoded by the coding sequence ATGATTTCTAGTAATGATTTTCGCACGGGTGTCAGCATCGAATTAGATGGCAGTGTATGGAAAGTTGTTGAGTTTCTCCATGTAAAACCGGGTAAAGGTGCAGCCTTTGTCCGTACTAAGCTCAAAAATGCCCGAACTGGTAACACCATGGAAAAAACTTTTAGGGCGGGGGAAACTGTACCCCAAGCGAACCTTGAGAAGCGCACCATGCAACATACCTACAAGGAAGGGGATCAATATGTGTTTATGGATATGGAAACCTTTGAAGAGGCGAGACTATCTGAGGAACAAATGGGCGATCGCTTCAAGTACCTAAAAGAGGAAATGGAGGTTAATATTCTTTTCTGGAATGATGCAGTTTTAGATGTGGAATTACCTACTTCTGTGGTATTAGAAATTACTGAAACTGATCCAGGGGTGAAAGGAGATACCGCCACAGGAGGCACAAAACCTGCCATAGTGGAAACAGGCGCCCAAGTTATGGTGCCTTTATTTATCTCTATCGGTGAAAAGATTAAAATTGATACCCGTACCGATACTTATTTAGGTAGAGAAAACTAA
- a CDS encoding dolichol-phosphate mannosyltransferase — protein MDIVTFTFFVLLLFQGVCTFILLARLFRGARRFPPLTPKSAKPEQLAKVSVVVPTLNEVNRIDGMLSGITRQTYELREILIVDSDSKDGTREKVKDVAQKDPRVKLLSDPPLPSNWVGRPWALHNGFLSSSPDSEWILGIDADTQPQPGLVPSLIDFAQTQNYDVLSLSPQFILKSGGEWWLQPALLMTLLYRFESSGVNAMTPETVMANGQCFLIKRKVLEDLEGYSMASDSFCDDVTLARGAAMKGYKVGFADGAKLIKVRMYEGLQETWQEWGRSLDLKDAASKAQLWGECGFLALVQGLPLPLTIFGIFNYHHYDYLTFKLLFILNLFLLLIRFALLGAIAPSYEKGKSASRFLFWLSPTADIFAVIRIFISAITKPKTWRGRAYG, from the coding sequence ATGGATATAGTTACCTTCACTTTTTTCGTTTTATTGTTATTTCAGGGAGTTTGTACCTTTATTCTTTTAGCCAGACTATTTCGAGGGGCAAGAAGATTTCCCCCTCTTACCCCCAAATCAGCAAAACCTGAGCAGTTAGCAAAAGTTTCCGTAGTAGTACCCACCCTCAACGAAGTAAACCGCATTGATGGAATGTTATCAGGTATTACCCGTCAAACCTATGAACTAAGAGAGATATTAATAGTTGACAGCGACTCGAAAGATGGCACGAGGGAAAAAGTAAAAGATGTGGCACAAAAAGATCCCCGTGTTAAACTCCTAAGTGATCCTCCTTTACCTTCTAATTGGGTAGGGCGCCCATGGGCTTTACATAACGGATTTTTGTCTAGTTCCCCAGATAGTGAATGGATATTGGGCATTGATGCGGATACTCAACCCCAACCCGGTTTAGTGCCTAGCTTGATTGATTTTGCCCAAACTCAGAATTATGATGTTTTGTCCTTATCTCCTCAGTTTATTCTCAAGTCTGGGGGAGAATGGTGGTTGCAACCTGCTTTGTTGATGACTTTGTTATATCGCTTCGAGTCTTCGGGGGTAAATGCCATGACTCCTGAAACGGTGATGGCCAATGGTCAATGTTTTTTGATTAAGCGTAAGGTATTGGAAGATTTAGAGGGATATTCCATGGCTTCTGATTCTTTTTGTGATGATGTTACCCTTGCCCGTGGGGCTGCGATGAAGGGTTATAAGGTGGGTTTTGCGGATGGGGCAAAGTTGATTAAGGTGAGAATGTATGAGGGTTTGCAAGAAACTTGGCAGGAGTGGGGGCGCTCTTTGGATTTGAAGGATGCGGCTTCTAAGGCTCAGTTGTGGGGGGAGTGTGGTTTCTTGGCTTTGGTGCAGGGTTTACCGTTACCTCTAACTATTTTCGGTATCTTCAATTATCATCATTATGATTATCTGACTTTTAAGTTGTTATTTATTCTTAATCTGTTTTTATTGTTAATTCGTTTTGCTCTTTTAGGTGCGATCGCCCCTAGCTATGAAAAAGGAAAATCAGCGAGTCGTTTCTTATTTTGGCTATCTCCCACCGCCGATATTTTCGCCGTCATCCGTATTTTTATATCTGCTATCACTAAACCCAAAACATGGCGAGGCAGAGCTTATGGGTAG
- a CDS encoding toxin-antitoxin system antidote component, with product MKACNLIIKFCTNLDQESFLNDEKTQSSVLYQIIIIGEAVNRLTPDFIAKYPQIPFNAIRGMRNRVVHEYKEVDVQILWEVTQSNMPELLESIDKLES from the coding sequence ATGAAAGCCTGTAATTTGATTATTAAATTCTGTACTAATTTAGATCAGGAATCTTTTTTGAATGACGAAAAAACTCAATCATCGGTTTTATATCAAATAATCATTATTGGTGAAGCAGTTAACAGATTAACTCCTGATTTTATTGCTAAATATCCTCAAATTCCCTTTAATGCGATTCGGGGAATGCGTAATCGTGTTGTCCATGAATATAAAGAAGTTGATGTTCAAATTTTATGGGAAGTGACTCAATCTAATATGCCTGAATTATTAGAGTCTATTGATAAATTAGAGAGTTAA
- the xfp gene encoding phosphoketolase Xfp, translated as MVQTPTQLNQESLVLDSEELRKIDAYWRACNYLAVGMIYLRSNPLLKEHLKPEDIKYRLLGHWGSSPGLSFVYVHLNRLINKYDLNMIYLAGPGHGAPGILAPVYLEGTYSEIYPDKSMDEEGMRKFFKQFSFPGHIGSHVTPETPGSIHEGGELGYSLSHAYGSILDNPDLISVVMVGDGESETGPLATSWHSNKFINPIRDGAVLPILHLNGYKIANPTILSRISHEELHALFVGYGYEPYFVEGDDPEIMHQKMAKTLEECVNKIKEIQSEARNSGVPKRPRWPMIVFRSPKGWTGPKNVDGHKVENFWRSHQVPMGNMHSNTEHLRLLEEWMRGYKPEELFDENGTLIPELRELAPKGARRMSANPIANGGLLRKDLDLPDFKDPEYALQITSPGKTRFENTKAMGIFLRDVMARNMTSFRVFGPDETASNRLHPIYEVSKKVWMADYLPEDEDGGELSPDGRVMEMLSEHTLEGWLETYLLTGRHGLFHTYEAFAHVIDSMFNQHAKWLDICKNHVPWRSPVSSLNILLSSTVWRQDHNGFSHQDPGFVDLVTNKSADVTRVYFPPDANCLLSVIDHCLRSKDYVNVIVADKQSHLQYLTIEDAVKHCTKGIGIWDWAGNDHEKGKANEPDVIMASCGDVPTMEALAATAILREECPDLKVRFVNVVDIFKLQDETEHPHGLSHRDFVTLFTEDKPIIFNFHGYPWLIHKLAYRHPNPERLHVRGYKEEGNINTPLELAIKNQIDRFNLVIDVIDRVPKLGSKAGYLKELMKNEIIDNLNYAHTHGIDKEEMRNWQWPF; from the coding sequence ATGGTTCAAACTCCCACACAACTAAATCAAGAGTCTTTAGTGTTAGACTCTGAGGAACTGAGAAAAATAGATGCCTACTGGCGCGCCTGTAACTATTTGGCGGTAGGAATGATCTATTTGCGTTCTAATCCTCTTTTAAAAGAACATCTAAAACCAGAAGATATTAAGTATAGATTATTAGGTCATTGGGGTTCTAGCCCAGGATTGAGTTTTGTATATGTGCATCTCAATCGCCTTATAAATAAGTATGACCTCAATATGATTTATTTGGCAGGACCTGGCCATGGGGCCCCTGGTATTCTTGCACCCGTATATTTAGAAGGTACTTATTCCGAGATTTATCCAGATAAAAGCATGGATGAGGAAGGAATGCGCAAGTTTTTTAAACAGTTTTCTTTTCCTGGCCATATTGGTAGCCATGTAACCCCAGAAACCCCTGGTTCGATTCATGAGGGGGGAGAGTTGGGTTATAGTTTATCCCACGCTTACGGCTCTATATTGGACAATCCTGATCTTATCTCCGTGGTGATGGTGGGTGATGGGGAGTCGGAAACTGGTCCTTTGGCGACTTCTTGGCACTCCAATAAGTTTATTAATCCTATCCGTGATGGGGCAGTGTTGCCGATTTTGCACCTCAATGGTTATAAGATTGCTAACCCTACTATTTTGTCTCGGATTTCCCATGAGGAGTTACACGCTTTATTTGTGGGTTACGGTTATGAGCCTTATTTTGTGGAAGGGGATGACCCTGAAATTATGCACCAGAAGATGGCTAAAACCCTTGAGGAGTGTGTTAATAAAATTAAGGAAATTCAGTCAGAAGCAAGAAACAGTGGTGTGCCTAAGCGTCCTAGATGGCCGATGATTGTTTTTCGCTCTCCGAAGGGGTGGACTGGCCCGAAAAATGTTGATGGTCATAAGGTGGAGAATTTTTGGCGATCGCACCAAGTTCCCATGGGCAATATGCACAGTAACACAGAACATTTGCGCCTATTAGAGGAGTGGATGAGAGGTTATAAACCAGAGGAGTTATTTGATGAAAATGGTACCTTGATTCCCGAATTACGAGAATTAGCACCGAAGGGGGCTAGGCGTATGAGTGCCAATCCCATTGCCAATGGGGGATTATTAAGAAAAGATCTTGATTTACCTGATTTTAAAGATCCTGAATATGCCCTACAAATTACCTCTCCTGGTAAAACTCGTTTTGAAAACACCAAAGCCATGGGGATTTTCTTGCGAGATGTTATGGCTCGTAATATGACCAGTTTTCGGGTATTTGGCCCCGATGAAACTGCTTCTAACCGTCTCCATCCCATTTATGAAGTCTCCAAAAAGGTATGGATGGCGGATTATTTACCCGAAGATGAAGATGGTGGAGAACTTTCCCCCGATGGTAGGGTAATGGAAATGTTGAGTGAGCATACCCTCGAAGGATGGCTCGAAACTTATCTCTTGACAGGGCGCCATGGTTTATTCCACACCTACGAAGCCTTTGCCCATGTCATTGATTCCATGTTTAACCAACACGCTAAATGGTTGGATATATGTAAAAATCATGTGCCTTGGCGATCGCCCGTATCCTCCCTCAATATCTTACTATCCTCCACAGTGTGGAGACAAGACCACAACGGCTTTTCCCACCAAGATCCAGGTTTTGTGGACTTAGTCACCAATAAAAGTGCAGATGTTACTAGGGTATATTTTCCCCCCGATGCCAACTGTTTATTAAGCGTCATTGACCACTGTTTGCGCAGTAAAGACTATGTCAACGTCATCGTCGCCGACAAACAAAGTCACCTCCAATATTTAACCATTGAAGATGCCGTCAAACACTGTACCAAAGGCATTGGCATTTGGGATTGGGCAGGGAATGACCATGAAAAAGGCAAAGCCAACGAGCCAGATGTAATTATGGCATCCTGCGGTGATGTACCTACCATGGAAGCCCTCGCTGCCACAGCGATTTTAAGGGAAGAATGTCCTGATCTCAAAGTAAGATTTGTTAACGTGGTGGACATCTTCAAATTGCAAGATGAAACCGAACATCCCCACGGCTTATCTCACCGAGACTTTGTCACCCTTTTCACCGAAGATAAACCCATTATCTTTAATTTCCATGGTTATCCTTGGTTAATTCATAAACTAGCTTATCGTCATCCTAATCCTGAGCGTCTCCATGTGAGAGGTTATAAGGAAGAAGGTAATATTAATACTCCCCTTGAGTTGGCTATTAAAAACCAAATTGATCGTTTCAATTTAGTTATTGATGTCATTGACCGTGTCCCAAAACTAGGATCTAAGGCAGGATACCTTAAGGAATTGATGAAAAATGAAATCATCGATAATCTTAACTATGCCCATACCCATGGTATTGATAAGGAAGAAATGCGCAATTGGCAATGGCCTTTTTAG
- the lipB gene encoding lipoate-protein ligase LipB, which translates to MAKKRLLIENLGVMPYEKVWNYQKKLVQNRLDHADLDDVLLLVEHPAVYTLGTGSTLDNLKFDLNDFSGQLFRTERGGEVTYHCLGQIVIYPILNLRNHQQDLHWYLRQLEEVIIQLLAFYGVEGTRIEGLTGVWVNEQKICAMGIKVKRWITMHGLALNVDCNLEGFEQIIPCGIRDKSVTRLVNFVSNVSMEEVKKQLVMMFKNVFGYDSNLENS; encoded by the coding sequence ATGGCAAAAAAAAGATTATTAATCGAAAATTTAGGTGTCATGCCCTATGAAAAAGTATGGAATTATCAAAAAAAATTGGTACAAAACAGGTTAGACCATGCCGATTTAGATGATGTTTTATTATTAGTAGAACATCCCGCAGTTTATACCCTTGGTACGGGTTCAACCCTTGACAACCTCAAATTTGACCTAAATGATTTTTCTGGTCAGCTATTTCGCACAGAAAGGGGCGGGGAGGTAACATATCATTGCCTAGGGCAGATTGTGATATATCCCATTTTGAATTTACGCAACCATCAGCAGGATTTACATTGGTATTTACGGCAATTAGAAGAGGTGATAATTCAATTGTTGGCTTTTTATGGGGTGGAAGGAACAAGAATTGAGGGTTTAACGGGGGTTTGGGTGAATGAGCAAAAAATTTGTGCTATGGGTATTAAGGTTAAAAGATGGATTACTATGCACGGTTTAGCCCTCAATGTGGACTGTAATTTAGAGGGGTTTGAGCAGATTATTCCCTGTGGGATTCGAGATAAGTCGGTGACGAGGTTGGTTAATTTTGTGTCTAATGTGTCCATGGAGGAGGTTAAAAAACAATTGGTGATGATGTTTAAAAACGTTTTTGGTTATGATTCAAATCTTGAGAATAGCTAA
- the gph gene encoding phosphoglycolate phosphatase, translated as MKTITCQGKTFENIEAIIFDKDGTLADSESFLRELAFKRARLIDVQIPGTSEPLLMAYGVERDYLNPTGLMAVGSHHENLIVSAGYIAETGRSWFESLTIARKSFEEADKSLPNRGNTSPLFAGSLEVLETLSSAGLPLGILSADSTQGVAEFVKNHKLTPYIDLIMGVDSGLSKPDPRLFLQACEKMKVSPQKTLMIGDSQGDIAMAKNAGAAGVIGICWHNPQAHHLNTADVVISDLAMVSVS; from the coding sequence ATGAAAACAATCACCTGCCAAGGGAAAACATTTGAAAACATAGAAGCCATCATCTTCGACAAAGATGGCACCCTAGCCGACTCCGAGAGCTTCCTACGAGAATTAGCCTTCAAACGTGCCAGACTCATTGACGTTCAAATACCAGGCACCAGCGAACCTCTACTAATGGCCTATGGAGTAGAAAGAGACTATCTCAACCCCACAGGATTAATGGCCGTCGGTAGCCACCACGAAAACTTGATTGTCTCCGCAGGATATATCGCCGAAACAGGTAGAAGCTGGTTTGAATCCCTCACCATCGCCCGAAAAAGTTTTGAAGAAGCCGATAAATCCCTACCCAATCGGGGTAACACCTCCCCCTTATTTGCAGGAAGTTTAGAAGTATTAGAAACCCTCTCCTCCGCAGGATTGCCCCTTGGCATCCTCTCCGCCGACAGTACCCAAGGAGTAGCCGAATTTGTCAAAAATCATAAACTAACTCCCTACATAGACCTTATCATGGGCGTAGATAGCGGATTATCGAAACCCGACCCCCGTTTATTTCTTCAAGCCTGTGAAAAAATGAAAGTCTCCCCCCAAAAAACCCTCATGATAGGAGACTCCCAAGGAGACATTGCCATGGCAAAAAATGCAGGGGCAGCAGGGGTAATTGGTATTTGTTGGCATAACCCCCAAGCCCATCACCTCAATACCGCCGATGTGGTAATCTCAGACTTAGCCATGGTTTCTGTTAGTTAA
- the accB gene encoding acetyl-CoA carboxylase biotin carboxyl carrier protein AccB has product MPIDFKQLQEFIEAIATTDITELTIKEGDFELTVNKSKPEVAMPNYTITPAPVPVTPTVENPAPEAIAPPSNSIEKPAEDHNKKRDNWKEITSPMVGTFYRASAPGESAFVEIGDKISVGSVVCIIEAMKLMNEIESEITGQVMEIAVENGEPVEYGQTLLWVAT; this is encoded by the coding sequence GTGCCAATAGATTTTAAGCAACTACAAGAATTTATAGAGGCGATCGCCACTACAGATATTACCGAGTTAACCATCAAAGAAGGAGACTTCGAGTTAACGGTTAATAAAAGTAAACCTGAGGTGGCCATGCCCAACTATACCATTACTCCAGCCCCTGTGCCTGTCACCCCGACAGTAGAAAATCCAGCCCCAGAGGCGATCGCACCTCCTAGCAATAGTATAGAAAAACCAGCGGAAGATCACAACAAAAAACGAGATAACTGGAAAGAAATTACCTCCCCCATGGTAGGTACATTTTACCGAGCATCAGCCCCTGGAGAATCCGCCTTCGTTGAAATAGGTGATAAAATTAGTGTGGGTAGCGTGGTATGTATCATCGAAGCCATGAAACTGATGAACGAAATTGAGTCTGAAATTACTGGGCAGGTGATGGAAATTGCCGTGGAAAATGGCGAACCCGTAGAATATGGACAAACCCTCCTTTGGGTTGCTACCTAA
- a CDS encoding family 57 glycosyl hydrolase — MSTVTATNPKNLTVEKQENTRPTATGIYVTVHGHFYQPPRENPYLNAIERQPSAHPFHDWNERIFHECYRNNVFARIYNDQGQIVGIVNNFEYLSFNIGATLMSWLQKYDQEVYEKIIEADKASCARLNGHGNAIAQVYNHIILPLANEKDKYTQVRWGITDFYQRFGRHPEGMWLAETAVDYATLGVLIDEGIKFIILAPGQAKKCRPTNPDGTKGEWLEVGGGQIDPTRPYRCYVKGHGHIDLFFYDGPISGDMGFGDVLSSSHNFYSRLKLAIRGDDRKSQLISVATDGETFGHHKRDTERCLAYAFTKEFPQQGWNVTNYAHYLSLVEPTWEVELKPVTAWSCSHGVDRWQDDCGCGGGGGFHLKWRRPLRDSLNWLRDELTKVYEEVAPNYFIDIWKARDEYVKVILDRSPDNVDKFLANHSRQSLPPSEQIDALRLLEMQRNSLLMFTSCGWFFEEISRPEGTQILRYASRAMELAGEISGIQLEKEFIKRLKKAPSNVESYGNGGQVYLQSVIPSQITLKQVAAHYAISSLYTNYSTDETIYCYDAHQLDYQKQQVGSLTLAVGQVKLTSQITLESSHYVFGVIHLGGWDFHCCIQPFTSRLAYSQIKSKLFSALKDISVVEVILLMSELFGNQSFDLQQIFGEEKLIIRDKLMETTKKHLDQLYTQVYRDNYSILLAYYRDDMPVPQELQVAAQVAISYRCTQVIQELATKCPMSCNVEGYLMELEAIASEADHLNCKLEIPDAKETLEKLMGDFLTQILDGASIQTIEQDIDSIKSIIDLGKLLKIDLCLHKVQEQLYFFVHQKSIESIIEKETLIPNSPKLRSLFKLGEYLSVHCGR; from the coding sequence ATGAGTACAGTTACCGCAACAAACCCTAAGAATTTAACCGTTGAAAAGCAAGAAAATACCCGACCTACAGCTACAGGAATATATGTAACCGTCCATGGGCATTTTTACCAACCTCCCAGAGAAAACCCCTACTTAAATGCCATTGAGCGTCAACCGAGCGCCCATCCTTTCCATGATTGGAATGAAAGAATTTTTCATGAATGTTATCGTAACAACGTATTTGCTCGTATATATAATGATCAAGGGCAGATAGTGGGCATTGTCAATAACTTTGAATATTTGAGCTTCAATATTGGAGCTACTCTAATGTCATGGTTGCAAAAATATGATCAAGAAGTATATGAGAAGATTATAGAAGCAGATAAGGCGAGTTGTGCAAGGCTTAATGGTCACGGAAATGCGATCGCCCAGGTTTATAATCATATTATTCTGCCCCTAGCCAACGAAAAAGATAAATATACCCAAGTGCGCTGGGGTATCACCGACTTCTATCAAAGATTTGGACGCCATCCAGAAGGAATGTGGTTAGCAGAAACCGCCGTGGATTACGCCACCCTAGGAGTGTTAATCGATGAAGGGATAAAGTTTATTATCCTTGCTCCAGGCCAAGCCAAAAAATGTCGCCCCACAAATCCCGACGGCACAAAAGGAGAATGGTTAGAAGTAGGAGGAGGACAAATCGATCCTACTCGTCCCTATCGTTGTTATGTTAAAGGACATGGTCACATTGATCTATTCTTTTATGATGGCCCCATATCAGGAGATATGGGTTTTGGGGATGTGTTATCTAGTAGCCATAACTTTTATTCCCGTCTCAAGTTAGCCATCAGAGGAGATGACCGAAAATCTCAGTTAATTTCTGTTGCCACCGATGGAGAAACCTTTGGACACCACAAAAGAGATACCGAAAGATGTCTCGCCTATGCCTTTACAAAAGAATTTCCCCAGCAAGGCTGGAATGTAACCAATTATGCCCACTATCTTAGTTTAGTAGAACCCACTTGGGAAGTGGAACTAAAACCCGTCACCGCTTGGAGTTGCTCCCATGGGGTAGATAGGTGGCAGGATGATTGTGGTTGTGGGGGCGGTGGAGGTTTCCACCTCAAATGGCGCCGTCCTTTACGGGATAGCCTCAACTGGTTACGAGATGAGTTAACCAAGGTATATGAAGAAGTTGCCCCTAACTATTTCATCGATATTTGGAAGGCGAGGGATGAGTATGTGAAAGTTATTTTAGATCGTAGCCCCGACAATGTGGACAAGTTTTTGGCAAACCATAGCCGTCAATCCTTACCTCCTTCTGAACAAATTGACGCTTTACGGTTGTTGGAGATGCAGCGTAATTCTTTATTGATGTTTACCAGTTGCGGATGGTTTTTTGAAGAAATTTCCCGTCCAGAGGGTACGCAGATATTACGTTATGCTTCAAGGGCTATGGAGTTAGCGGGGGAAATTTCGGGTATCCAATTAGAAAAAGAGTTTATTAAGCGTCTCAAAAAGGCACCTAGTAATGTGGAGAGTTATGGCAATGGTGGACAAGTATATCTACAGTCGGTAATCCCTAGTCAAATTACCCTCAAGCAAGTAGCCGCCCATTATGCTATTAGTTCTCTCTATACCAATTATTCAACGGATGAGACAATCTACTGTTATGATGCGCACCAATTAGACTATCAAAAACAGCAAGTTGGTTCATTAACTTTAGCGGTGGGGCAGGTTAAATTAACTTCTCAGATTACCCTAGAAAGCTCTCACTATGTTTTTGGGGTAATTCATCTAGGAGGGTGGGATTTCCATTGTTGTATCCAACCTTTTACCAGTCGTTTAGCCTATAGTCAGATTAAGTCTAAATTATTCTCTGCCCTTAAGGATATAAGTGTGGTGGAAGTTATTTTGTTGATGAGTGAGTTGTTTGGTAATCAGTCTTTTGATTTGCAACAGATTTTCGGGGAGGAGAAATTAATTATCCGTGATAAGTTGATGGAGACGACCAAAAAACATCTTGATCAACTTTATACTCAGGTATATCGAGATAATTACAGTATTCTTTTAGCTTATTATCGGGATGATATGCCCGTGCCTCAAGAGTTGCAGGTGGCGGCCCAGGTGGCAATTTCCTATCGTTGTACTCAGGTGATTCAGGAGTTGGCGACTAAATGCCCCATGTCTTGTAATGTGGAGGGTTATTTGATGGAGTTAGAGGCGATCGCATCGGAGGCGGATCATTTAAACTGTAAGTTAGAGATACCAGATGCTAAGGAAACTTTGGAAAAACTGATGGGAGATTTCTTGACTCAAATTTTGGATGGTGCTTCGATTCAAACCATTGAACAGGATATTGATAGTATTAAAAGTATCATCGATTTGGGTAAACTATTAAAAATTGATCTTTGTTTACATAAGGTACAAGAGCAATTATATTTCTTTGTTCATCAAAAATCCATCGAGAGTATCATCGAAAAAGAAACATTAATACCCAATAGTCCTAAATTGCGATCGCTCTTTAAGCTAGGGGAATATTTATCAGTCCATTGTGGTAGATAG
- a CDS encoding toxin-antitoxin system toxin component — translation MDIYHRLNTEITDVSRVCQQWQITELALFGSVLRDDFNQNSDIDLLVTFAEEAKITFFDLDTIEYQFSLLFNRAVDVVTKRSIENSHNWIRKNNVLNHFQIIYEQKSGSNLRFNESL, via the coding sequence ATGGACATTTATCACCGCCTAAACACAGAAATTACTGATGTTAGTAGAGTATGTCAACAATGGCAAATTACCGAATTAGCCCTATTTGGTTCAGTTTTGAGAGATGACTTTAATCAAAACAGCGATATTGATTTATTAGTCACCTTTGCGGAAGAGGCAAAAATCACTTTTTTCGATCTCGACACCATTGAATATCAATTCAGTTTATTATTTAATCGTGCTGTTGATGTGGTGACAAAAAGATCGATCGAAAATAGCCATAACTGGATCAGAAAAAATAATGTTTTAAACCATTTTCAAATAATCTATGAACAGAAATCAGGAAGCAATCTTAGATTTAATGAAAGCCTGTAA
- the dacB-2 gene encoding D-alanyl-D-alanine carboxypeptidase / D-alanyl-D-alanine-endopeptidase DacB: MLKTSLKVVFSLVFALNPLYGYEVKAKDSPRICEQDLGREIDAILNNPAHQRDTWGILVQQLNSGDTIYQRNSEQYFIPASNAKLLTTAAALLKFGANHQISTPVYYTGEMPNIDSLIIVGNGDPTITTAKLDEITQTLAEKGVTSINQLIIKDDAPFSDIINGTWENSDLPYYYAPPVSNIILNENTVTLSLLGQRVNQPATIQWSDNLGGRQWRVINNVITTNNPDDNSIRLIPNWRESTVEITGELGVNQESRQWWLSIPNPHQYFLDSLQGALGDQNISVSSTQIITDNNLDNLTSENQLMEIKSELLSDIVNVTNKDSNNLFAEILLRQLREENSSQSEQQKELLNMINVDPQTHNLRDGSGLSRQNLITPSAVTATLQGMANTEYSNLFRQSLPIAGVDGTLRNRFQDSLAQGNFAGKTGTLTGVTALSGYLEVENYPDLVVSVMVNKSVQNAVMLRETTDNIIDTVARIKVCE, encoded by the coding sequence ATGTTAAAAACCAGTTTAAAAGTTGTTTTTTCCCTTGTCTTTGCCCTTAATCCCCTTTATGGATATGAAGTCAAAGCAAAAGATAGCCCCAGAATATGCGAACAGGATTTAGGTAGAGAAATAGATGCCATTTTAAACAATCCAGCCCACCAAAGAGACACTTGGGGCATTTTGGTTCAGCAACTTAACTCAGGAGATACCATTTATCAGCGCAACAGCGAACAATACTTTATACCAGCCTCCAACGCCAAATTATTAACTACCGCCGCCGCCCTTCTCAAATTTGGAGCAAACCATCAAATTTCTACCCCCGTCTATTACACAGGGGAAATGCCCAATATAGATAGTTTAATCATAGTAGGTAACGGAGATCCCACCATTACCACCGCCAAGCTAGATGAAATAACCCAAACACTAGCAGAAAAAGGCGTTACCAGTATTAACCAACTGATTATCAAAGATGATGCCCCCTTTAGCGACATTATTAACGGTACATGGGAAAATTCTGACTTACCTTATTATTATGCACCCCCCGTCAGTAATATTATTCTTAATGAAAACACCGTCACTCTAAGTCTTTTAGGGCAACGAGTTAATCAACCTGCCACCATTCAATGGTCAGATAATCTTGGGGGAAGACAATGGCGAGTTATCAATAACGTTATTACTACCAATAATCCTGATGATAATAGTATTAGATTAATTCCTAATTGGCGGGAGTCAACGGTGGAGATTACAGGAGAATTAGGCGTAAATCAAGAATCTCGTCAGTGGTGGTTATCTATTCCTAATCCCCATCAATACTTTTTAGATAGTTTACAAGGGGCGCTCGGAGATCAAAATATTTCGGTTTCATCTACCCAAATTATTACCGATAACAACTTAGATAATTTAACTTCAGAAAATCAGTTAATGGAGATAAAATCAGAGCTTTTGTCAGACATTGTTAATGTCACTAATAAAGATAGTAATAACCTTTTTGCAGAAATATTATTAAGACAATTAAGAGAAGAAAATAGTAGCCAAAGTGAGCAACAAAAAGAGCTTTTGAACATGATAAACGTTGATCCTCAAACACACAATCTTCGAGATGGTTCAGGACTTTCTCGCCAAAATTTAATTACCCCTTCTGCGGTAACTGCTACCCTACAGGGAATGGCTAACACTGAGTATAGTAATCTTTTCCGTCAATCTTTGCCCATTGCGGGGGTTGATGGGACCCTTAGAAATCGTTTTCAAGATAGCCTCGCCCAAGGAAATTTTGCAGGTAAAACAGGAACTTTAACGGGGGTAACTGCTCTTTCGGGTTATTTGGAGGTGGAAAATTATCCTGATTTAGTAGTAAGTGTAATGGTTAATAAATCTGTACAAAATGCTGTTATGTTAAGGGAGACAACCGATAATATTATTGATACTGTTGCTCGAATAAAGGTATGTGAATAA